In the genome of Bacillus sp. S3, one region contains:
- a CDS encoding Rrf2 family transcriptional regulator: MQFTKAFEQAACIIILLATQESGEPLSTDEISRRLEVSPSYLKKITRKLVVKQIITSVSGNKGGISLARKTEEISVLDIIEAVEGPILIYPDTGLINLVFKGGKYVDKGSDIIRNVLKNADELLNRYFSNINVSDLLKEGFGKTEIPTLYWNKTSLTESLQQDRGEHD, encoded by the coding sequence TTGCAATTTACGAAGGCTTTTGAACAAGCTGCCTGCATCATTATATTATTAGCAACGCAAGAATCAGGGGAACCTTTATCGACAGATGAGATTAGTAGGCGTTTAGAAGTATCCCCATCTTACTTGAAAAAAATCACTCGGAAGTTAGTAGTTAAACAAATTATCACATCCGTTTCGGGCAATAAAGGTGGAATTTCACTAGCGAGAAAAACGGAAGAAATAAGTGTATTAGACATTATTGAAGCGGTTGAAGGACCTATTTTAATCTACCCCGATACAGGGCTAATCAATTTAGTATTTAAAGGCGGAAAATATGTAGATAAAGGATCTGACATTATTCGCAATGTCTTAAAAAATGCAGATGAATTACTAAACCGATATTTTTCCAACATTAATGTATCCGATTTGTTAAAAGAAGGCTTTGGTAAGACAGAAATACCAACACTCTACTGGAATAAAACCTCCTTAACTGAGTCTTTACAACAAGATAGAGGTGAACATGATTGA
- the glmS gene encoding glutamine--fructose-6-phosphate transaminase (isomerizing) — MCGIVGYIGHNDSKEILLKGLEKLEYRGYDSAGIAVKNENGIHVFKEKGRIADLREIVDEDVMANIGIGHTRWATHGVPSKVNSHPHQSGSERFTLVHNGVIENYDLLKREYLADVHFISETDTEVVVQLIERFVKEGLAVIEAFRKTLTLLHGSYAIALLDAEDNETIYVAKNKSPLLVGLGTDFNVVASDAMAMLQVTNQYVELMDKEIVIVTKDDVTIQNLNGDNINRKPYTAELDASDIEKGTYPHYMLKEIDEQPLVMRKIIQTYQNEQGELTIDPEIISAMNDTDRVYIIAAGTSYHAGLGGKQFIERMAKIPVEVHIASEFVYNMPLVTKKPLFIFITQSGETADSRAVLVKVKEMGYRTLTITNVPGSTLSREADYTLLLHAGPEIAVASTKAYTAQLAVLSILADVTAKSQNIEVNFDLVHELGIIANAMEALCDSRELFEHISREFLSVTRSAFFIGRGVDYYVCLEGALKLKEISYIQAEGFAGGELKHGTIALIEEGTPVIALATQESVNLSIRGNVKEVAARGANPCIISMKGLEMDEDSFVIPEVNELLTPLISVIPMQYIAYYAALHRDCDVDKPRNLAKSVTVE; from the coding sequence ATGTGTGGAATTGTTGGATATATTGGTCATAACGACTCGAAGGAAATTTTATTAAAAGGTTTAGAAAAGCTTGAATATAGAGGCTATGATTCAGCCGGGATCGCTGTGAAAAATGAGAACGGCATTCATGTGTTTAAAGAAAAAGGCCGCATTGCCGATTTGCGTGAAATCGTGGACGAAGATGTAATGGCAAATATCGGAATTGGCCATACCCGCTGGGCAACACATGGGGTGCCAAGTAAGGTGAATTCCCATCCGCATCAAAGTGGATCTGAGCGCTTCACCCTTGTTCATAACGGCGTCATCGAAAACTATGATCTTTTAAAGCGTGAATATTTAGCAGATGTTCATTTTATAAGTGAAACAGATACAGAAGTGGTTGTTCAGCTTATTGAGCGGTTTGTAAAGGAAGGATTAGCGGTTATTGAGGCTTTCCGTAAAACATTGACCCTTTTACATGGATCATATGCCATTGCCCTTTTAGATGCTGAAGACAATGAAACCATTTATGTGGCTAAAAATAAAAGCCCGTTGCTCGTTGGTTTAGGAACTGATTTTAATGTTGTCGCCAGTGATGCAATGGCGATGCTGCAAGTAACGAACCAATACGTAGAATTAATGGACAAAGAAATTGTTATTGTTACAAAAGATGATGTAACAATTCAAAATTTAAATGGTGACAATATTAACCGTAAACCATACACAGCGGAACTTGATGCAAGCGACATTGAAAAGGGCACATACCCGCACTATATGTTAAAAGAAATCGATGAGCAGCCGCTTGTGATGCGTAAGATCATTCAAACGTATCAAAACGAGCAAGGGGAATTGACCATTGACCCTGAAATTATTAGTGCGATGAATGATACGGATCGTGTGTACATCATTGCAGCTGGTACTTCTTATCATGCCGGACTTGGCGGAAAGCAGTTTATTGAACGAATGGCAAAAATCCCTGTTGAAGTTCATATTGCCAGTGAATTTGTTTACAATATGCCGCTAGTAACGAAGAAGCCGTTATTTATTTTCATCACACAAAGCGGGGAAACGGCTGACAGCCGTGCCGTGCTTGTGAAAGTGAAAGAAATGGGTTATCGCACGCTTACGATCACCAATGTTCCTGGGTCAACCCTTTCCCGTGAAGCGGATTATACGCTGCTCCTGCATGCAGGACCTGAAATTGCTGTTGCTTCTACAAAGGCCTATACCGCGCAATTAGCAGTATTATCAATTTTGGCTGATGTGACGGCGAAAAGCCAAAATATTGAAGTGAACTTCGACCTTGTGCATGAGCTTGGGATTATTGCGAACGCAATGGAAGCTCTTTGCGACTCTAGAGAATTGTTTGAGCACATTTCAAGAGAATTCTTATCGGTAACTCGCAGTGCATTCTTCATTGGTCGTGGAGTCGACTACTATGTCTGCTTAGAAGGTGCTTTAAAGCTGAAAGAAATTTCGTATATTCAAGCAGAAGGCTTTGCCGGCGGCGAATTAAAGCATGGCACAATCGCCTTAATTGAAGAAGGTACACCGGTTATTGCTTTAGCAACTCAAGAAAGTGTTAATTTAAGTATCCGTGGTAATGTGAAGGAAGTCGCTGCCCGCGGAGCAAACCCATGCATCATCTCGATGAAGGGTCTCGAAATGGATGAAGACAGCTTTGTCATCCCAGAAGTAAATGAATTATTAACACCGCTTATCTCTGTCATACCAATGCAATACATTGCTTACTACGCAGCCTTGCACCGCGATTGCGACGTCGACAAACCACGTAACCTTGCGAAGTCTGTGACGGTTGAGTAG